From the Candidatus Thorarchaeota archaeon genome, one window contains:
- a CDS encoding FAD-binding protein: MPSVTSCSQYYSNNFKPDSFWADCDSKQEHHGGLLLEYKTIACDVLVVGAGGAGCRAAYEASKHNLDVIMISKELLGKAHTAMAEGGYNVAIGNVDPADTPEVHFKDTITGGNYLNNQQLVEILVRDAPDRIYDLEEMGAVFDRTPDGKIAQRPFGKQTYRRTAYASDRTGSEIMVTLTEAIRKTSVRVFDEYFATKLLLHDGRIAGVCAIDLKYGDYVVFRAKAVVLATGGAGRIYKVTSNAQLDVGDGYAMAYEAGCELVDMEHVQFHPTGMVWPPSAVGKLVTEAVRGEGGILLNTEGDRFMYKYHPDVMELAGRDQVTRAIMTEVLQGHGTEHGGVHLSVAHLPKWIIEFRLESMLEQFEDADVDIRDEPMEVAPTAHHFMGGVKIDTHAATNIPGLFAAGECTGGVHGGNRLGGNALADTQVFGALAGLSAAEFAKSHQMAGVNREEITNEFERLEAMLARKEGVTPADAREELQNLMWEKVQIFRNEADLAYAVKRLREIERDIVPKIKVDVPIKRFNPGWHQAIEFSHMVTTARMVAEAAYMRKGSRGAHFRTDADPNDKGYYNIVIRKGKNGEMELRKEELVITKITPP; the protein is encoded by the coding sequence ATGCCGTCAGTGACCTCTTGTTCGCAGTACTATAGTAACAACTTTAAACCGGACTCATTCTGGGCAGACTGCGATAGTAAGCAAGAGCACCATGGAGGATTGCTTTTGGAATACAAGACGATTGCATGCGACGTTCTCGTTGTGGGTGCTGGCGGCGCGGGTTGCCGGGCTGCGTACGAAGCATCAAAGCACAACTTGGATGTCATCATGATTAGCAAAGAGCTCCTTGGCAAGGCCCACACGGCCATGGCCGAGGGCGGGTACAATGTTGCTATTGGTAATGTTGATCCGGCCGACACGCCCGAGGTTCACTTCAAGGACACAATCACAGGTGGTAACTACCTTAACAACCAACAGCTTGTCGAGATTCTCGTTCGCGACGCTCCCGATAGGATATATGACCTTGAAGAAATGGGCGCCGTCTTCGACAGGACACCCGATGGCAAGATTGCTCAGCGACCTTTCGGCAAGCAGACCTACAGGAGGACCGCCTATGCCTCAGATCGAACTGGTTCTGAGATAATGGTAACACTGACCGAGGCAATCCGGAAGACATCCGTGCGTGTGTTCGACGAGTACTTTGCAACGAAGCTTTTGCTTCACGATGGACGTATTGCAGGTGTCTGTGCAATCGACCTCAAGTATGGTGACTACGTGGTGTTCCGCGCCAAGGCCGTGGTCTTGGCCACCGGTGGGGCGGGTCGAATCTACAAGGTCACCAGCAACGCTCAGCTTGATGTTGGAGATGGTTATGCAATGGCCTATGAGGCCGGTTGTGAGTTGGTTGACATGGAGCACGTTCAGTTTCATCCGACCGGGATGGTCTGGCCTCCTTCTGCAGTTGGCAAGCTTGTAACAGAGGCAGTCCGTGGAGAGGGTGGCATCCTACTGAACACAGAAGGTGACAGATTCATGTACAAGTACCATCCCGATGTCATGGAGCTTGCAGGTCGTGACCAAGTCACCAGGGCAATCATGACTGAGGTTCTTCAGGGACATGGGACAGAACATGGAGGTGTACATCTTAGTGTGGCACACCTTCCAAAGTGGATAATCGAGTTCAGACTTGAGAGTATGCTTGAGCAGTTCGAGGATGCTGATGTCGATATCCGTGATGAGCCGATGGAGGTGGCCCCCACAGCGCATCACTTCATGGGTGGAGTCAAGATCGACACACATGCGGCTACCAACATACCCGGTCTCTTTGCTGCGGGAGAGTGCACAGGTGGAGTCCATGGCGGCAATAGGCTTGGAGGCAACGCCCTGGCGGACACACAGGTGTTTGGCGCGCTGGCTGGTCTGAGTGCAGCAGAGTTTGCCAAGAGTCATCAGATGGCGGGTGTCAATCGCGAAGAGATTACCAATGAGTTCGAACGCCTCGAAGCAATGCTCGCACGCAAGGAGGGCGTTACTCCTGCGGACGCTCGAGAGGAGCTTCAGAACCTGATGTGGGAGAAGGTGCAGATCTTCCGCAATGAGGCTGACTTGGCTTACGCTGTGAAGCGTCTCAGAGAGATTGAACGCGACATCGTGCCCAAGATCAAGGTGGATGTGCCAATCAAGCGCTTCAACCCCGGCTGGCATCAGGCCATAGAGTTCTCGCACATGGTGACAACAGCACGGATGGTTGCCGAAGCAGCCTATATGCGAAAAGGCAGCAGAGGAGCCCACTTCCGAACGGATGCAGACCCCAATGACAAGGGATATTACAACATCGTCATCCGCAAGGGCAAGAACGGGGAGATGGAGTTGAGAAAGGAGGAGCTAGTAATCACCAAGATTACCCCACCATAG
- a CDS encoding fumarate hydratase C-terminal domain-containing protein, with protein MAEYHLRTPISESDARKLNVGDVVYVSGEHVYTARDEAHKRALEMFERNERPPVDFSGSVVYHVGPVAMKKDGKWQIVSAGPTTSARIELFEDEFLRKYKARIIVGKGGMGPKTLAALKEVGAVYCSYTGGCGALAAKGLKEVRAYEWQDLGMPEALWVITAEEFGPLLVTMDSHGRSLHDDISRQVQARKADVYSRIGVKE; from the coding sequence ATGGCTGAGTATCATCTAAGGACACCGATTTCAGAATCTGACGCAAGAAAGCTCAATGTGGGTGACGTTGTGTATGTCAGTGGAGAACACGTCTATACTGCTCGTGATGAGGCCCACAAGCGTGCACTAGAGATGTTTGAACGGAATGAGCGCCCGCCTGTTGACTTCAGTGGCAGCGTGGTGTATCATGTGGGTCCCGTCGCCATGAAGAAGGACGGGAAATGGCAGATTGTATCTGCTGGACCTACCACCAGCGCCAGAATAGAGCTCTTCGAGGACGAGTTCCTTCGGAAGTACAAGGCCCGGATAATAGTGGGAAAGGGTGGCATGGGCCCCAAGACGCTTGCGGCTCTCAAGGAAGTGGGTGCTGTCTACTGCAGCTATACTGGAGGCTGTGGTGCATTGGCTGCAAAGGGGTTGAAGGAAGTCCGTGCCTATGAGTGGCAGGACTTGGGAATGCCGGAGGCTCTTTGGGTCATCACCGCTGAGGAGTTCGGTCCACTTCTCGTCACAATGGACTCTCACGGCAGGAGTCTCCATGATGACATTAGCAGACAGGTTCAAGCACGAAAGGCCGATGTCTATTCAAGGATTGGCGTGAAGGAATGA
- a CDS encoding fumarate hydratase: MKDPAQVIHDTALRLLTMAATKLPPDVEAALKKAHSLETDTTAKTQLSAILTNLELAAEGVPMCQDTGIIIFYVKVGDRFPFIGEIRDALIKATKDATASIPLRPNAVNPIKGGNTGDNTGEKIPWINWEIVKGDSVEITVFPKGGGSENASIVGMLKPGVGLAGVKKLVVDNAMRYMGEACSPNIIGIGIGGGADISIKIAKQQLLRPLDDHHPDPEVAKIEGEIMEALNATGIGPMGLGGKTTVLGVKLDYAMRHPASLPVGVAVQCWAARRSTAVISKGLDVKYLTHPIGGK, translated from the coding sequence ATGAAGGACCCAGCTCAAGTCATTCATGACACTGCACTACGCCTTCTCACGATGGCCGCCACCAAACTACCTCCGGACGTGGAAGCAGCACTCAAGAAGGCACACAGTCTCGAGACCGACACGACTGCCAAGACCCAGCTCTCGGCCATTCTCACGAACTTGGAGCTTGCAGCGGAGGGGGTTCCGATGTGCCAAGACACGGGTATTATCATCTTCTATGTGAAAGTCGGTGACAGGTTCCCCTTCATAGGAGAGATTCGGGACGCTCTAATCAAGGCCACCAAGGATGCCACTGCGAGTATCCCCCTCAGACCCAATGCAGTCAACCCCATAAAGGGTGGCAACACCGGTGACAATACAGGCGAGAAGATACCGTGGATCAACTGGGAGATAGTGAAGGGCGACTCTGTTGAGATTACGGTGTTTCCGAAGGGTGGAGGGAGTGAGAATGCCAGCATTGTAGGAATGCTGAAGCCCGGTGTGGGTCTTGCAGGAGTCAAGAAGCTGGTCGTGGACAACGCAATGCGATACATGGGTGAGGCCTGTTCGCCGAACATCATAGGGATTGGGATAGGCGGCGGTGCGGACATATCGATCAAGATTGCTAAACAGCAGTTGCTCCGTCCCCTTGATGACCATCATCCAGACCCTGAAGTGGCTAAGATTGAAGGAGAAATCATGGAAGCCCTAAACGCTACAGGCATCGGTCCCATGGGTCTTGGTGGGAAGACCACGGTTCTCGGTGTGAAGTTAGACTATGCAATGCGGCATCCGGCAAGCTTACCAGTTGGGGTTGCTGTTCAGTGTTGGGCAGCTCGGCGCAGTACTGCCGTGATTTCAAAGGGCTTGGATGTCAAATACCTGACTCACCCCATAGGAGGAAAGTGA
- a CDS encoding prepilin peptidase has product MALIVTPSSALSFLAACALLTVCSVTDLRQRVVPNRIVALGAISGIILVSATGHLMSEVELHIVAILMVSPVLYLLWRIGTIGGGDLKMITVITIVSPGIELTSWSPAMAEVIMGTLLQILLMLTMAELYSRWYLRTHGGPERKGRTPLVPFLFAAYLATQLLAFL; this is encoded by the coding sequence TTGGCACTCATTGTTACACCTAGCAGCGCACTCTCGTTCTTGGCCGCGTGTGCACTGCTCACAGTCTGCAGCGTCACAGACCTCAGGCAGCGGGTTGTTCCAAACAGAATTGTGGCTTTGGGAGCAATATCAGGCATCATACTTGTATCAGCAACAGGACATCTGATGTCAGAGGTCGAGTTGCACATTGTGGCTATACTTATGGTCAGCCCAGTTCTGTATCTACTCTGGAGAATTGGAACCATAGGCGGTGGGGATCTCAAGATGATTACTGTGATTACAATCGTGAGCCCGGGAATCGAACTGACATCATGGTCGCCTGCTATGGCAGAGGTCATAATGGGCACTCTGCTCCAGATTCTGCTCATGCTGACCATGGCAGAGCTGTACAGCAGATGGTATCTGCGCACTCATGGAGGCCCAGAACGGAAGGGTAGAACCCCGCTGGTCCCGTTCTTGTTCGCGGCCTACTTGGCTACGCAGCTCCTCGCATTCCTGTGA
- a CDS encoding AAA family ATPase — translation MSEMRRVRTGVPGLDDLVGGGIIEGNTVLVSGTTGTGKTILGLQFLYSGASAYNEPGVLATLETRPDELRSIAAQFGWDLCSIEKQGKLAIVDAASSRAGLPTSEKYALRRGFDVPTFIEEIYRAIEECKAKRLVIDSLSGLIRSGDPVELRSEMFRIGALMNQLKVTSLVLGETNGECQSRAGVEQFVSQGLITLCLTENNGCLERSLVVWKMRHTSHSMKRHHFEIGEHGIRVTTGDE, via the coding sequence ATGAGTGAAATGAGACGAGTGAGGACTGGCGTCCCTGGACTTGACGATCTGGTGGGTGGAGGCATAATAGAGGGCAACACCGTCTTGGTATCTGGTACCACTGGTACAGGCAAGACAATACTTGGTCTCCAGTTCCTATATAGCGGCGCCAGCGCATACAACGAACCCGGTGTGCTTGCAACCCTTGAAACACGCCCTGACGAGCTGAGGTCCATTGCTGCCCAGTTTGGCTGGGACCTCTGCAGTATCGAGAAGCAGGGAAAGCTAGCAATAGTTGATGCCGCATCAAGCAGAGCTGGTCTTCCGACTTCCGAGAAGTATGCTCTCCGGCGCGGCTTTGACGTGCCCACCTTTATCGAGGAGATCTACCGAGCAATCGAGGAGTGCAAAGCCAAGCGTCTTGTCATTGACAGTCTGTCGGGCCTCATTCGTTCAGGCGACCCTGTGGAATTGAGGAGTGAGATGTTCCGAATTGGAGCGCTCATGAATCAGTTGAAGGTCACGTCACTTGTTCTTGGCGAGACCAACGGTGAGTGTCAGAGTCGCGCAGGCGTTGAGCAGTTTGTTTCCCAAGGGCTGATCACGCTGTGTCTAACGGAGAACAACGGGTGCCTTGAGAGAAGTCTTGTTGTGTGGAAGATGCGTCACACAAGTCACAGTATGAAGCGTCACCACTTCGAGATAGGTGAACACGGCATAAGAGTGACAACTGGAGATGAGTGA
- a CDS encoding Lrp/AsnC family transcriptional regulator codes for MDQKLISILQKDARLAFTTIAKELNQPDTTIHFRTRRLRESGVVTRFSALVAPSALGYYSSALVSITIGGHILPDISRERTVTFAQELASKEEYLWVAVGAAPTTIHALLMGNDAEDLEQRVNALRRSPDVTGVTVTGIAEVVKGWEISGSVRDVR; via the coding sequence TTGGACCAGAAACTGATTAGTATTCTCCAGAAGGACGCTAGGCTGGCATTCACCACTATTGCAAAGGAGCTGAATCAACCGGACACGACCATCCACTTCCGGACGCGGCGACTCCGAGAGTCTGGTGTGGTGACTCGTTTTTCAGCTCTAGTGGCCCCAAGTGCTCTCGGCTATTATAGTTCAGCACTTGTCAGTATTACGATTGGTGGTCACATTCTTCCTGACATAAGCAGAGAACGCACTGTCACGTTTGCGCAGGAGCTGGCATCCAAAGAGGAGTATCTGTGGGTCGCTGTCGGCGCAGCGCCCACGACGATTCATGCTCTGTTGATGGGGAACGATGCTGAGGACTTGGAACAACGGGTCAATGCCCTTCGCAGGTCTCCTGATGTGACAGGAGTGACCGTAACTGGCATCGCAGAGGTTGTCAAGGGCTGGGAGATTAGTGGCAGCGTCAGAGATGTGAGATGA
- a CDS encoding fibronectin/fibrinogen-binding protein: MKDSMSNIDIKMVLPEIVAAAQGAFIKNVYQYGDVFVLKLYQPAGATSQLLIQPGRRVHLTVFKRAAPRLPAKFVTVLRKYLRDKRIRSVWQHDMDRILVLDVGDERESYKLVAEIFGQGNLLLLDPQDTIFMAKQYRRMKDREVVPKAKYEFPPVRGADIFNMDMEAFSQVVKDSTANVVRTLASRLNLDSLSCEEICTLAGVKSTEKTTDLGADGIARLRRGLELFSEKLRAGVVGPRIVREVKEDDTGSSDESDNQTESSPLAFLPFEFEFYRDYPADEFDSFSRAIDEFFGVSLSELEDEEAHGALDAERARLQKIIDKQNESIQSLKAKAEENRLKGEAIYAHFQTVQEIIGTITKARSSGLSWDQILERVEQGRREGIAGALAIERISPATAEIVVSLDGVAVALDIRKTPQENAAVAFETAKRSEAKVEGALKQIEKTQLELDELVKVAETPTAAPLHVKIRKKKWYEKYRWFFSSEGYLVLGGRDAKNNEYLAKRQMGANDVFLHAALHGAPYVVIKVPETPPGEQTIWEAAQFAVTFSRAWQDGLATGDAYWVTPEQVSFTPPSGEYLPSGAVMIYGTKNYVRSVPIELAVGVMLDGEDAVPVSGPPSAIEAYTEHWLRVAPGTVKRGQLAKDVAAGLRKMAPKEVGDKIDLIPQEDFMRVLPSGDGRVMMD, translated from the coding sequence ATGAAGGACTCAATGAGCAACATAGACATCAAGATGGTGCTACCAGAGATAGTAGCGGCGGCGCAGGGGGCGTTCATCAAGAATGTCTACCAGTACGGAGATGTGTTTGTGCTGAAACTCTATCAACCGGCCGGCGCAACCAGTCAGCTGCTCATTCAACCGGGACGACGCGTGCACCTGACTGTATTCAAGCGAGCAGCTCCGCGACTACCGGCGAAGTTCGTTACTGTCCTGAGAAAGTACCTCCGTGACAAACGAATACGTTCAGTGTGGCAGCACGACATGGACCGAATCCTTGTCCTGGATGTCGGTGATGAGAGGGAGTCATACAAGCTTGTGGCCGAGATATTCGGACAGGGCAACCTGCTATTGCTCGATCCTCAAGACACCATATTCATGGCCAAGCAGTATCGAAGGATGAAAGACAGAGAGGTGGTTCCGAAGGCCAAGTACGAGTTCCCACCTGTAAGAGGAGCGGACATCTTCAACATGGATATGGAGGCCTTCAGTCAAGTGGTCAAGGACTCGACAGCGAATGTGGTCAGAACTCTGGCAAGTCGCCTCAACTTGGACTCGCTGAGCTGTGAGGAGATATGCACACTGGCAGGGGTCAAGTCAACAGAGAAAACAACGGACTTGGGAGCCGATGGCATCGCGCGTCTGAGGCGGGGACTGGAACTGTTCAGCGAGAAGCTGAGGGCAGGGGTCGTAGGTCCAAGGATTGTCAGGGAAGTCAAAGAGGATGACACTGGCAGCAGCGATGAGAGCGACAATCAGACAGAATCCAGCCCATTAGCGTTTCTACCATTTGAATTCGAGTTCTATCGAGACTACCCTGCGGACGAGTTTGACTCGTTCAGCAGAGCAATAGATGAGTTCTTTGGCGTTTCGCTTTCAGAACTGGAGGATGAGGAGGCCCATGGTGCACTCGATGCAGAGCGTGCACGACTACAGAAGATAATCGACAAGCAGAACGAGAGCATTCAGAGTCTGAAGGCAAAGGCTGAAGAGAACAGACTGAAAGGCGAGGCCATCTACGCGCACTTCCAGACAGTTCAGGAGATCATTGGGACCATCACCAAGGCTCGGTCGTCAGGTCTCTCATGGGACCAGATACTGGAGCGAGTGGAGCAGGGAAGGAGAGAGGGCATTGCGGGTGCACTTGCCATTGAACGCATCAGTCCTGCCACTGCGGAGATTGTCGTGTCGCTTGACGGAGTGGCTGTCGCGCTCGATATCAGAAAGACACCGCAGGAGAATGCGGCAGTGGCGTTTGAAACGGCCAAGAGGTCAGAGGCGAAGGTGGAAGGTGCTCTGAAACAAATCGAGAAGACGCAGTTGGAACTGGACGAACTCGTCAAGGTGGCTGAAACACCCACTGCAGCGCCACTGCATGTCAAAATCAGAAAGAAGAAGTGGTATGAGAAGTACAGATGGTTCTTCTCTTCTGAAGGCTACCTCGTCCTTGGTGGGAGAGATGCAAAGAACAACGAGTATCTCGCCAAGCGACAGATGGGGGCCAATGATGTGTTTCTGCATGCTGCGCTACATGGGGCACCCTATGTGGTGATTAAGGTCCCTGAAACGCCGCCAGGAGAACAGACAATCTGGGAGGCAGCGCAGTTTGCAGTGACGTTCTCGAGGGCTTGGCAAGACGGACTTGCTACTGGAGACGCCTACTGGGTCACACCCGAGCAGGTCAGCTTCACTCCGCCATCGGGAGAATACCTGCCCTCCGGAGCAGTCATGATCTACGGGACCAAGAACTACGTGAGGAGTGTTCCCATCGAATTGGCAGTCGGAGTGATGCTTGACGGCGAGGATGCAGTACCTGTTTCTGGACCACCTTCAGCCATAGAGGCATACACGGAACACTGGTTACGCGTCGCGCCAGGGACTGTGAAGAGGGGACAGCTGGCGAAAGATGTGGCGGCGGGTCTTCGAAAGATGGCCCCGAAGGAGGTGGGAGACAAGATTGATCTGATTCCCCAGGAGGATTTCATGCGCGTATTGCCGTCAGGAGATGGAAGAGTGATGATGGACTAG
- a CDS encoding CBS domain-containing protein yields the protein MTAPSHSMCVRDIMTVNVVTMPPTATAFEVAKSMSSLDIGSIIIVDKERPVGIITESDIVRRVTAEYADPKKVKASEIMSSPLIHVTPETPLTEAMRVMARSGIRRVAVLRNNTLAGIITSRDILKWSPELIDILSESLRLRGEHPAHRPQEDEDDLVAFGGICDACGEYSADLVLEDGRYLCEACRSQ from the coding sequence ATGACTGCACCTTCTCACTCCATGTGTGTTAGAGACATCATGACTGTGAACGTGGTAACAATGCCACCAACAGCAACCGCCTTTGAGGTGGCGAAGTCCATGAGCTCGTTGGACATCGGTTCAATAATCATTGTCGACAAAGAACGGCCAGTTGGCATAATCACCGAATCGGACATTGTTCGCAGAGTGACGGCAGAGTATGCAGACCCAAAGAAAGTGAAGGCGAGTGAGATAATGAGCTCACCACTGATACATGTGACTCCTGAAACGCCCCTCACGGAGGCGATGCGGGTGATGGCAAGAAGCGGGATAAGGCGGGTCGCGGTTCTGAGGAATAACACCCTCGCAGGAATAATAACGTCACGCGACATTCTGAAATGGTCCCCCGAGCTGATTGACATCCTATCCGAGTCGCTGCGCTTGAGAGGCGAACATCCCGCGCACCGGCCACAAGAGGACGAAGATGACCTAGTGGCCTTTGGAGGCATATGTGACGCCTGTGGGGAGTATTCTGCAGACCTAGTGCTTGAGGACGGGCGATACCTGTGCGAAGCCTGCAGAAGCCAATAG
- a CDS encoding CBS domain-containing protein codes for MEVSQIMSEPVTIDKDQRLSVALELLGKKRVDRLVVAEGNRVQGILTYADIADRLGVGKVVAVSIGRLHVSSAMTDTVISVAPDDDITAVAQLMIDRGMSGCPVVDKSGALVGVISKSEIVSLCKKFDKIKVRQLMTTENLLVVNPVERLVKARADMLNAGFSGMPVVDGTRVLGLLTERMVAEAMARFSVEVPDKHRANQVRQMRVVDAMAQQPPTVSPDDSIAVAATKMLESGLNTLPVVADGNRLVGIISATDLTRFAANRFKIPGQEE; via the coding sequence TTGGAAGTAAGTCAAATCATGTCGGAACCAGTCACAATTGATAAGGATCAGCGACTGTCGGTCGCGCTCGAGCTCTTAGGAAAGAAAAGAGTCGACAGGCTAGTAGTGGCAGAAGGCAACCGTGTCCAAGGAATCCTCACATACGCAGACATTGCGGATAGACTTGGGGTAGGAAAGGTTGTGGCAGTATCCATCGGCAGGCTACATGTGTCCAGCGCTATGACGGACACGGTCATCTCAGTAGCACCAGATGATGACATTACAGCGGTCGCCCAGCTGATGATTGACCGGGGAATGAGTGGTTGTCCAGTGGTTGACAAGTCTGGTGCGCTTGTGGGAGTGATAAGCAAGTCGGAGATTGTATCACTCTGCAAGAAGTTCGACAAGATCAAAGTCAGACAGCTCATGACGACAGAGAATCTACTTGTCGTGAACCCGGTCGAGCGGCTGGTCAAGGCGAGAGCAGACATGTTGAACGCTGGCTTCTCGGGAATGCCGGTTGTGGACGGCACAAGAGTTCTGGGCCTCCTTACTGAGAGAATGGTAGCAGAGGCGATGGCAAGATTCAGTGTCGAAGTTCCGGACAAGCACAGAGCCAACCAAGTCAGACAGATGAGGGTAGTCGATGCCATGGCACAGCAACCCCCGACGGTAAGCCCTGACGACTCGATAGCAGTAGCAGCAACGAAGATGCTCGAGTCAGGCCTGAACACACTACCCGTGGTTGCAGATGGAAACAGACTTGTGGGAATCATAAGTGCGACTGACTTAACTAGGTTCGCGGCGAATAGATTCAAAATCCCAGGGCAAGAGGAGTAA